From a region of the Acinetobacter larvae genome:
- the acs gene encoding acetate--CoA ligase — MKEIYPVPEDFAKTARTNQQQYFERYQQSIENPELFWADAANKLDWITPFQTVRNCNLDPNHFKLEWFADGQLNVSANCLDRHLKEHPHKPAIIWEGDHPSRHKIISYTELYDEVCRFANVLKKHGVQKGDRVVLYMPMISEAAIAMLACTRIGAVHCVVFGGFSPDALASRIEDCQAKIVVTADSGMRGGKPIPLKENVDQALALGNTTSVEHVIVVHRTGNAINFHPPRDLWYHVEIAEVNEICPAEPMFAEDPLFILYTSGSTGKPKGVLHSTGGYLTYVNSTFREIFDIKQDDVFWCTADVGWITGHSYVLYGPLSNGTTTVMFEGVPQYPTWARTGHIVDKHNVTVLYTAPTAIRAMMREGDGFVRESDRSSLRLLGSVGEPINPEAWQWYYTVVGESRCPIVDTWWQTETGGILISPLPGATPLKPGSATRPYFGIQPAVVDEQGNELEGAAEGNLVIKDSWPGQMRSIWGDQKRFIETYFSVYPGQYFTGDGVRRDADGYYWITGRVDDVLNVSGHRLGTAEIESALVAHEAVAEAAVVGMPHDIKGQGICAYVTLQAGIAQDEELRQALYVWVRKVLGPVATPDAVVWAPSLPKTRSGKIMRRILRKIIANELDSLGDTSTLAEPQVVEQLIIEVQAIH, encoded by the coding sequence ATGAAAGAAATCTATCCAGTCCCAGAAGACTTTGCAAAAACTGCACGGACCAACCAACAGCAGTATTTTGAACGCTATCAACAATCTATCGAAAATCCAGAACTATTTTGGGCCGATGCTGCGAATAAATTAGACTGGATTACCCCATTTCAAACTGTCCGTAACTGCAATCTTGATCCAAATCACTTTAAACTGGAATGGTTCGCAGATGGTCAGCTTAATGTCAGTGCCAACTGCCTAGATCGCCACCTCAAAGAACACCCCCATAAACCTGCCATTATTTGGGAAGGTGATCACCCTTCACGTCATAAAATTATTTCCTATACAGAACTCTATGACGAAGTCTGCCGTTTTGCCAATGTCCTAAAAAAACATGGCGTACAAAAAGGTGATCGTGTCGTGCTGTACATGCCAATGATCTCTGAAGCAGCCATTGCCATGCTGGCTTGTACCCGTATTGGTGCAGTGCACTGCGTAGTCTTTGGCGGCTTTTCACCCGATGCCTTGGCCAGCCGAATCGAAGATTGCCAAGCCAAAATCGTCGTAACGGCGGACTCTGGCATGCGCGGCGGGAAGCCCATTCCCTTAAAAGAAAATGTTGATCAGGCTTTGGCGCTGGGCAATACCACATCCGTCGAGCATGTCATCGTGGTGCATCGCACAGGCAATGCGATCAACTTTCATCCACCGCGTGACTTGTGGTATCACGTTGAAATTGCCGAAGTGAACGAAATCTGCCCAGCTGAACCCATGTTTGCTGAAGACCCACTCTTTATCTTATATACCTCGGGTTCTACTGGAAAACCCAAAGGGGTATTGCATAGCACGGGCGGCTATCTCACCTATGTCAACAGTACCTTTAGAGAAATTTTTGATATCAAACAAGATGATGTCTTTTGGTGTACCGCAGATGTGGGTTGGATCACAGGACATTCCTATGTACTCTATGGTCCGCTCTCCAATGGCACCACCACAGTTATGTTTGAGGGTGTTCCACAATATCCAACTTGGGCACGCACAGGGCATATTGTAGATAAACATAATGTGACGGTGTTATATACTGCACCAACGGCGATACGCGCCATGATGCGTGAAGGTGATGGCTTTGTACGAGAAAGCGACCGCAGCAGTTTACGCCTGCTCGGCTCAGTTGGTGAACCCATCAATCCTGAAGCATGGCAATGGTACTATACCGTTGTGGGCGAAAGCCGCTGTCCAATTGTCGATACTTGGTGGCAAACAGAAACTGGCGGCATACTCATTTCGCCCTTACCCGGTGCAACGCCCTTAAAACCAGGTTCCGCGACTCGTCCTTATTTCGGTATTCAACCGGCTGTTGTGGATGAGCAGGGAAATGAACTCGAAGGTGCGGCCGAAGGTAATTTGGTCATCAAAGACAGCTGGCCGGGGCAAATGCGTAGTATCTGGGGCGATCAAAAACGCTTTATTGAAACCTATTTCTCAGTTTATCCCGGTCAGTATTTTACTGGTGATGGCGTACGCCGTGATGCGGATGGCTACTATTGGATTACAGGGCGCGTCGATGATGTACTCAATGTTTCAGGACATCGTTTAGGCACAGCAGAAATAGAAAGTGCTTTGGTTGCACATGAGGCTGTTGCTGAAGCTGCTGTAGTGGGAATGCCACATGACATCAAAGGTCAGGGAATATGTGCCTACGTTACCTTGCAGGCAGGCATAGCACAAGACGAGGAATTACGCCAAGCGCTCTATGTTTGGGTGCGTAAAGTACTCGGTCCTGTGGCAACACCCGACGCCGTGGTTTGGGCACCATCCTTACCAAAAACCCGTTCAGGTAAAATCATGCGGCGTATCTTAAGGAAAATTATTGCCAATGAACTCGATAGTTTAGGCGATACCAGTACTTTAGCTGAGCCTCAAGTGGTGGAGCAATTGATTATAGAAGTTCAGGCGATTCACTGA
- a CDS encoding TorF family putative porin, with protein MKAIQQLCAATLLMSMTPYLMASDNLAFAGEVTGNIAVVSSYVFRGMTNSPENDNPSIQGGIEYSHPSGLYIGYWGSNLGYSLSKYDAASEQYQGSKAFENDINIGYRGKVNDDLSYTIGGSYYYYHQSDAKSDFFETLLGIDYKNLSFITQTASKDTISGNKGDTYVQVAYAQALPKDFTGHAAIGAYYYNDKDKYVETTEHFNFRHLTLGLSHPIANTGANVNFDFIVGGRDRLDEKQKNQVVLGLAYDF; from the coding sequence ATGAAAGCAATTCAGCAACTGTGTGCCGCCACGCTCCTTATGAGTATGACACCCTATCTCATGGCCAGTGACAACTTAGCTTTTGCCGGTGAAGTGACGGGGAATATTGCCGTGGTTTCCAGCTATGTTTTTCGCGGTATGACCAACAGCCCAGAAAATGATAATCCCTCTATCCAAGGTGGCATCGAATACAGCCATCCATCAGGTTTATACATCGGTTATTGGGGCTCAAATCTAGGCTACTCACTGAGCAAATATGATGCAGCCAGTGAGCAATATCAAGGCAGTAAAGCATTTGAAAATGATATCAATATCGGTTACCGCGGCAAAGTGAATGACGACCTAAGCTATACCATCGGCGGCAGTTATTACTATTATCATCAGTCCGATGCCAAATCAGACTTCTTTGAAACATTATTGGGCATCGACTATAAAAATCTTAGTTTCATTACCCAGACTGCTAGCAAAGACACCATCTCTGGCAATAAAGGCGATACCTACGTACAAGTTGCCTATGCGCAAGCATTACCGAAAGATTTTACTGGGCACGCGGCTATTGGTGCATATTATTACAATGACAAAGACAAATACGTTGAAACCACCGAACACTTTAACTTCAGGCATTTAACGCTGGGGCTAAGCCACCCAATAGCCAACACTGGTGCCAATGTCAATTTTGACTTTATTGTCGGAGGGCGTGATCGTCTTGATGAAAAGCAAAAGAATCAGGTGGTATTAGGTCTTGCCTACGACTTCTAA
- the recJ gene encoding single-stranded-DNA-specific exonuclease RecJ, producing the protein MSKYRIVSRPLLSSPDCFKTVPSFMAKILAARGVQSEQELVLKLKHLLPPDLKGLQQAVALMDQAIDQGEKIVVIGDYDADGATSTALMILALRDMGAEVNYLVPDRFKYGYGLTPAIADLAMQTYQPDLLITVDNGISSHAGVAQAQAHGMRVIITDHHLTSKIPPPAEAVVNPNQQGCTFASKALAGVGVAFYVLARLATLRAQHGKTTSKITQYLDLVALGTYADVASLDYNNRILIEAGLQRIQQQQCRIGISALLDVAGRDPAQLQAQDLGFVLGPRINAAGRMDTMDIGIACLLCDDVSEAYRLARALNGLNLERRQVEVQMKQEALQALNQVEIDAQTLPAALVMFEEHWHQGVIGIVAGRLKEQFHRPSIVFAPDQDGIHIKGSARSIEGIHIRDAIELVAEKFPHLVKFFGGHAAAAGLTIRREHFQEFKAIFHEQIAAMDPALFQASLWTDGTLDEHELQLETVDLIQQYGPWGHQFPLPIFEGRFQVQDARWLKETHLKLRLTLQNGQSLDAIAFNAAERFQFEPTQSQVSLVYSLERNDYNGRSSLQLKILDLQ; encoded by the coding sequence ATGTCTAAATACCGTATTGTTTCACGCCCTTTACTGAGCTCTCCTGATTGCTTTAAGACGGTACCCAGCTTTATGGCGAAGATCTTGGCGGCGCGTGGGGTACAGTCTGAACAAGAGCTGGTGTTAAAGCTCAAACATCTGCTGCCGCCAGATTTAAAGGGGCTGCAACAAGCGGTAGCACTCATGGATCAAGCCATTGATCAGGGTGAGAAAATTGTAGTAATTGGCGATTATGACGCCGATGGCGCAACCAGTACTGCATTGATGATATTGGCATTGCGCGATATGGGGGCAGAGGTGAATTATCTGGTGCCAGATCGTTTCAAATATGGCTATGGTTTGACGCCCGCTATTGCCGATTTAGCCATGCAGACCTATCAACCAGATCTTCTGATCACGGTAGATAATGGTATTTCCAGCCATGCCGGTGTTGCTCAGGCACAGGCGCATGGTATGCGCGTCATTATTACCGACCATCATTTAACCAGCAAAATACCGCCGCCCGCTGAAGCTGTGGTCAATCCCAATCAGCAGGGCTGTACTTTTGCCAGTAAAGCTTTAGCGGGTGTTGGGGTTGCTTTTTATGTATTGGCTCGTTTAGCGACTTTGCGGGCTCAGCATGGCAAGACCACGTCAAAGATAACGCAATATTTAGATTTGGTGGCGCTGGGAACTTATGCCGATGTTGCAAGTTTAGACTATAACAACCGCATTTTAATCGAAGCAGGTTTACAACGCATACAACAACAGCAATGTCGTATTGGGATTAGTGCATTATTGGATGTTGCTGGGCGAGATCCTGCTCAGTTACAAGCACAAGATTTAGGTTTTGTATTGGGTCCTAGAATCAATGCCGCAGGGCGAATGGATACCATGGACATCGGTATCGCCTGTTTACTCTGTGACGATGTCTCTGAAGCATATCGTTTAGCTAGAGCGCTCAATGGTCTCAATTTGGAACGACGGCAAGTAGAAGTGCAAATGAAGCAGGAAGCTTTGCAGGCACTCAATCAGGTTGAAATTGATGCACAAACTTTGCCTGCCGCATTGGTCATGTTTGAGGAGCATTGGCATCAAGGTGTGATTGGAATTGTGGCAGGGCGCTTAAAAGAACAATTTCATCGACCGAGTATTGTCTTTGCACCCGATCAAGACGGTATACACATCAAAGGTTCAGCACGTTCAATTGAAGGCATTCATATTCGTGATGCAATTGAACTGGTTGCAGAAAAATTTCCACATTTAGTTAAATTCTTTGGTGGGCATGCCGCTGCTGCGGGTTTGACCATTCGCCGTGAACATTTTCAAGAATTTAAAGCTATCTTTCATGAACAGATTGCGGCGATGGACCCTGCTTTATTTCAAGCGAGCTTATGGACTGACGGTACATTAGATGAACACGAATTGCAGTTAGAAACGGTTGATTTAATCCAGCAATATGGTCCATGGGGGCATCAATTTCCATTGCCAATCTTTGAAGGGCGATTTCAAGTACAAGATGCACGGTGGCTGAAAGAGACTCATCTTAAGTTACGTTTGACTTTACAGAATGGGCAAAGCCTTGACGCGATTGCCTTCAATGCGGCGGAGCGTTTTCAGTTTGAGCCTACGCAGTCTCAGGTGTCGCTGGTCTATAGCTTGGAGCGCAATGACTACAATGGTCGTAGTAGTCTGCAGTTAAAAATCCTAGATTTGCAATAA
- the pdxH gene encoding pyridoxamine 5'-phosphate oxidase, with the protein MSDTIKDLSELRLSYQKDQLLESQLHRDPHEQFLLWFNQALASPLHEPYTMYLATADATGRPHVRTVLLRGASQAGYDFYTNYDSQKGLDLAENPQAELLFYWPELERQVRIHGAVEKISEAEASDYYHKRPRDSQLAAYVSTPQSGVIADRSSLEQRFAQISAQFAQDEAIPKPEFWGGYRVLADRYEFWQGRPNRMHDRIHYLQQDGQWILQRLMP; encoded by the coding sequence ATGAGTGATACCATCAAAGATTTGAGTGAATTGCGTTTAAGTTATCAAAAAGATCAACTGTTAGAATCACAGCTACATCGAGATCCGCATGAGCAGTTTTTGCTTTGGTTTAATCAAGCCTTAGCATCGCCTTTACATGAACCTTATACCATGTATTTGGCAACAGCAGATGCAACAGGACGCCCTCATGTTCGTACGGTATTACTCCGTGGCGCCAGTCAGGCAGGTTATGATTTTTATACCAATTATGACAGCCAAAAAGGGCTGGACTTAGCCGAAAACCCACAAGCAGAATTATTGTTTTATTGGCCAGAGTTAGAACGTCAAGTGCGCATTCATGGGGCTGTGGAGAAAATCTCTGAGGCTGAAGCCAGTGATTATTATCATAAACGACCACGTGATAGCCAATTGGCGGCTTATGTCAGTACACCGCAAAGTGGTGTGATTGCAGATCGCTCCAGTTTAGAGCAACGCTTTGCACAGATAAGTGCACAATTTGCACAGGATGAGGCAATTCCTAAGCCTGAATTTTGGGGAGGGTATCGTGTGCTGGCAGATCGTTACGAGTTCTGGCAAGGACGACCAAACCGTATGCATGATCGGATTCACTATCTACAACAAGATGGTCAGTGGATTTTACAACGTTTGATGCCTTAA
- the glmM gene encoding phosphoglucosamine mutase, producing the protein MSYFGTDGIRGKFGESPITPQFALQLGFAAGKVLKKISHTQKPIVVLGKDTRLSGYILESALQAGLNAAGVYVHLLGPLPTPAIAHLTRALHADAGIVISASHNPYFDNGIKFFSGEGKKLSDELQQAINQQLEQDLYIDEPANLGKSVRVKDANGRYIEFCKSTFPYHFSLRDLKIVVDCANGAAYSVGPAVFRELGAKVIAMHEQPDGLNINQNCGSTHPESLQRAVVEQQADVGIAFDGDADRVVMVDRFGNLIDGDHILYILATQSQHKPAGIVGTVMSNMALELALAAAGVPFVRAQVGDRYVLQALEENGWSIGGEPSGHVLTLDKSTTGDAIIAALQVLTVMVEQQKSLDQLVSEFKLFPQVLVNVRLEQMIDPFAIDALKAQFASVEQQLQGRGRLLIRKSGTEPVIRVMVEGDDHEHITALANHLADAIRQHA; encoded by the coding sequence ATGAGTTATTTTGGTACAGATGGTATACGGGGAAAATTTGGTGAATCACCAATTACACCACAATTCGCCTTACAACTTGGTTTTGCAGCAGGGAAAGTATTAAAAAAAATAAGTCACACGCAAAAACCCATTGTTGTTTTGGGCAAAGATACACGTTTATCGGGTTATATTTTGGAATCTGCTTTACAAGCGGGATTAAATGCCGCAGGTGTTTATGTTCATTTATTGGGCCCTCTGCCTACACCGGCGATTGCACATTTAACCCGTGCCTTACATGCTGATGCTGGTATTGTTATATCTGCATCACACAATCCTTATTTTGATAATGGCATTAAGTTTTTCTCAGGAGAGGGCAAGAAGCTTTCTGATGAACTCCAACAAGCCATTAACCAACAGCTTGAACAAGACTTGTACATCGATGAGCCGGCAAATCTTGGTAAAAGTGTGCGTGTTAAAGATGCCAATGGTCGTTATATCGAATTTTGTAAGTCTACTTTCCCTTATCATTTTAGTTTGCGTGATCTGAAAATTGTGGTGGATTGCGCCAATGGTGCGGCTTATAGCGTGGGTCCAGCTGTATTCCGTGAGTTAGGTGCCAAAGTCATTGCCATGCATGAACAGCCTGATGGTTTAAATATCAATCAAAACTGTGGTTCCACTCATCCTGAAAGTTTGCAACGTGCTGTGGTAGAACAACAAGCCGATGTTGGAATTGCTTTTGATGGGGATGCAGATCGGGTTGTGATGGTCGACCGTTTTGGTAATTTGATTGATGGCGATCATATTCTCTATATCTTGGCTACACAAAGTCAGCATAAGCCTGCGGGGATTGTGGGTACGGTGATGAGTAATATGGCCTTAGAGTTAGCACTTGCTGCTGCTGGTGTGCCATTTGTACGTGCTCAAGTCGGCGATCGCTATGTGTTGCAAGCCTTAGAGGAAAATGGTTGGAGCATTGGTGGTGAGCCATCAGGTCATGTCCTGACACTTGATAAAAGTACCACTGGGGATGCCATTATTGCGGCATTACAAGTACTGACCGTAATGGTTGAGCAGCAAAAAAGTCTTGATCAACTGGTCAGTGAGTTTAAGCTATTTCCACAGGTCTTGGTCAATGTTCGCTTAGAGCAAATGATTGATCCTTTTGCCATAGATGCTCTGAAAGCACAATTTGCCAGTGTCGAACAGCAATTACAAGGTCGTGGACGTTTATTGATTCGTAAGTCTGGCACTGAACCGGTGATTCGTGTGATGGTAGAAGGTGATGATCACGAACATATTACTGCATTGGCCAATCACTTGGCTGACGCAATCCGGCAACATGCCTGA
- the guaB gene encoding IMP dehydrogenase, translating to MLTIVQEALTFDDVLLLPAYSTVLPKDVSLKTRLTRGIQLNIPLVSAAMDTVTESRMAIAMAQHGGIGILHKNMDIAAQAAEVRRTKKFEAGIVNDPITVSPETTVRELMALTEANNISGVPVVKDGKVVGIVTGRDTRFETNFEQPVSNIMTTQERLVTVKEGESKENIQALLQKHRIEKVLVVDDHHALKGLITVTDFRKAALYPNSCKDDLGRLRVGAAVGTGAETPARVEALVDAGADVIVVDTAHGHSAGVIERVRWVKQNYPQVQVIGGNIATADAALALMDAGADAVKVGIGPGSICTTRIVAGIGVPQISAIDNVANALKEQIPLIADGGIRFSGDMAKALGAGASTIMVGSLMAGTEEAPGEVEFFQGRYYKAYRGMGSLGAMAGSTGSADRYFQDAKAGAEKLVPEGIEGRVPYKGPMGAIVHQMMGGLRSSMGYTGSATVDDLRQNAKFVKITSAGMQESHVHDVTITKEAPNYRVG from the coding sequence ATGCTGACCATCGTTCAAGAAGCGTTGACCTTCGATGATGTCTTGTTACTCCCTGCCTATTCTACAGTTCTTCCAAAAGATGTCTCCCTAAAGACACGCCTTACACGAGGCATTCAATTAAATATTCCTTTAGTTTCTGCTGCCATGGATACCGTGACTGAGTCTCGTATGGCAATTGCTATGGCACAGCATGGCGGTATTGGAATATTGCATAAAAATATGGACATTGCTGCACAGGCTGCCGAAGTTCGCCGCACCAAAAAATTTGAGGCGGGCATAGTCAATGATCCGATTACCGTTAGTCCAGAAACCACAGTACGTGAGTTGATGGCGCTGACTGAAGCCAATAATATCAGCGGTGTGCCAGTGGTAAAAGATGGCAAAGTCGTTGGTATAGTGACGGGGCGTGATACACGTTTCGAAACGAATTTTGAACAGCCTGTTAGTAATATTATGACCACGCAAGAGCGTTTGGTGACAGTAAAAGAAGGCGAATCTAAAGAAAATATTCAAGCATTGTTGCAAAAACATCGTATTGAAAAAGTTTTGGTGGTTGATGATCATCATGCGCTAAAAGGTTTGATTACCGTTACGGATTTCCGTAAAGCTGCGTTATATCCCAATAGCTGTAAAGATGATTTAGGTCGTTTACGCGTGGGCGCAGCCGTTGGAACGGGTGCAGAAACACCTGCACGTGTTGAAGCATTGGTTGATGCTGGTGCGGATGTGATTGTGGTTGATACTGCACATGGTCATTCTGCTGGCGTGATTGAACGTGTACGCTGGGTTAAACAAAACTATCCTCAAGTTCAAGTGATTGGCGGTAATATTGCGACCGCAGATGCAGCATTGGCTCTCATGGATGCTGGTGCAGATGCAGTGAAAGTCGGTATTGGACCGGGTTCAATTTGTACGACACGTATTGTGGCTGGGATTGGCGTACCGCAAATTTCTGCCATTGATAATGTTGCCAATGCACTGAAAGAACAGATTCCACTGATTGCAGATGGTGGTATTCGCTTCTCTGGAGATATGGCGAAAGCCTTAGGTGCTGGTGCTAGCACGATTATGGTAGGTTCTTTAATGGCAGGTACCGAAGAAGCACCTGGCGAAGTTGAGTTTTTCCAAGGTCGTTATTATAAAGCATATCGTGGTATGGGCTCTTTAGGCGCAATGGCTGGTTCAACAGGCTCAGCCGATCGTTATTTCCAAGATGCGAAAGCAGGTGCTGAGAAATTGGTTCCTGAAGGGATTGAAGGTCGTGTGCCGTATAAAGGTCCAATGGGTGCGATTGTGCATCAAATGATGGGTGGCTTACGCTCATCCATGGGATATACCGGTTCTGCCACAGTTGATGATTTACGTCAAAATGCCAAGTTTGTGAAAATCACTTCTGCCGGCATGCAAGAATCACATGTACATGATGTCACTATTACCAAAGAAGCTCCAAACTATCGCGTAGGTTAA
- a CDS encoding YkgJ family cysteine cluster protein, protein MQLSQVSRDDICLSCGACCAYFRVSFYWAEGEAMPSEMVEPLTAVYSCMCGTNQKQPRCVALQGEVGQAVSCGIYTVRSESCKEVQAGDQQCQKARLAHGLIPIVNLDLASSNDEGYDQVS, encoded by the coding sequence ATGCAGTTGTCACAGGTTAGTCGAGACGATATTTGTTTAAGCTGCGGGGCATGTTGTGCCTATTTTCGGGTATCTTTTTATTGGGCTGAAGGTGAGGCGATGCCTAGCGAGATGGTTGAGCCTTTAACGGCCGTTTATTCGTGTATGTGTGGTACCAATCAGAAACAGCCGCGTTGTGTTGCACTACAGGGCGAAGTTGGACAGGCTGTAAGCTGTGGAATTTATACAGTACGCAGTGAAAGTTGTAAGGAGGTTCAAGCGGGTGATCAACAGTGCCAAAAAGCACGACTTGCCCATGGCTTGATTCCAATCGTCAATCTCGATTTGGCATCTAGCAATGATGAGGGTTATGACCAAGTCAGTTAA
- a CDS encoding TMEM165/GDT1 family protein, which yields MQELISSTLIVALAEMGDKTQLLALLLAARFKKPIPIIAAILVSTLINHALSAVFGQWITAMINPTWLVWVLSIGFIAMAIWMLIPDKLEDESENIKKWQKFGVFGATFILFTLAEIGDKTQLATVALAAKYDSIFWVTMGTTLGMLIANVPAVLVGDRFAQRLPIALIHKIGACIFMALGVMTLLGYYLL from the coding sequence ATGCAAGAACTAATCTCTTCTACACTCATTGTAGCGCTCGCAGAGATGGGTGATAAAACACAACTCCTTGCCTTGCTGCTTGCTGCACGCTTCAAAAAACCTATACCGATTATTGCCGCAATTTTAGTTTCTACCTTAATTAATCACGCATTATCTGCTGTATTTGGACAATGGATTACTGCGATGATCAATCCAACATGGTTGGTTTGGGTCTTATCAATTGGTTTCATTGCGATGGCTATCTGGATGCTTATTCCAGATAAACTAGAAGATGAAAGCGAAAATATAAAAAAATGGCAAAAATTTGGCGTATTCGGGGCAACCTTCATTTTATTTACCCTAGCTGAAATTGGCGATAAAACACAATTGGCTACGGTTGCATTGGCCGCCAAATACGACAGCATATTTTGGGTCACAATGGGTACCACCTTGGGCATGCTCATCGCGAATGTCCCAGCGGTATTGGTTGGAGATCGCTTTGCCCAGCGCCTACCGATTGCTTTGATTCATAAAATTGGTGCCTGTATTTTTATGGCATTAGGGGTGATGACTTTGCTTGGGTATTATTTGCTCTAA